Proteins found in one Ptychodera flava strain L36383 chromosome 3, AS_Pfla_20210202, whole genome shotgun sequence genomic segment:
- the LOC139129510 gene encoding gastrula zinc finger protein XlCGF57.1-like: MRTHTNEKPFVCKVCGKGFAENGTLKTHMRTHTNEKPFVCKVCGKGFAQNGNLKIHMRTHTNEKPFVCKVCGKGFSQNGTLKVHMRTHTNEKPFVCKVCGKGFAQNGHLKIHMRTHTNEKPYVCKVCGKGFAENGTLKIHMRTHTNEKPFVCKVCGKGFAENGNLKIHMRTHTNEKPFVCKVCGKGFARNGTLKIHMRTHTNEKPFVCQVCGKGFAQNGHLKIHMRTHTNEKPFVCKVCGKGFAQNGTLKIHMRTHTNEKP, encoded by the coding sequence atgaggacacatacaaatgaaaagccttttgtctgcaaagtgtgtggtaagggctTTGCTGAGAATGGAACTCTCAAAACccatatgaggacacatacaaatgaaaagccttttgtctgcaaagtgtgtggtaagggaTTTGCTCAGAATGGaaatctcaaaattcatatgaggacacatacaaatgaaaagccttttgtctgcaaagtgtgtggtaagggctTTTCTCAGAATGGAACTCTCAAAGTCCATATGAGGACACACACGAAtgaaaagccttttgtctgcaaagtgtgtggtaagggctTTGCTCAGAATGGAcatctcaaaattcatatgaggacacatacaaatgaaaagccttatgtctgcaaagtgtgtggtaagggctTTGCTGAGAATGGAACTCTCAAAATccatatgaggacacatacaaatgaaaagccttttgtctgcaaagtgtgtggtaagggaTTTGCTGAGAATGGaaatctcaaaattcatatgaggacacatacaaatgaaaagccttttgtctgcaaagtgtgtggaaagggCTTTGCTCGGAATGgaactctcaaaattcatatgaggacacatacaaatgaaaagccttttgtctgccaagtgtgtggtaagggctTTGCTCAGAATGGAcatctcaaaattcatatgaggacacatacaaatgaaaagccttttgtctgcaaagtgtgtggtaagggaTTTGCTCAGAATGgaactctcaaaattcatatgaggacacacacaaatgaaaagccttag